TCTTAACTTGCTGTATTCTTCTTTCATTTGCCGGATATACTCCCCGTTGTTCAGGATGTTATCCAGCTCTTGCCTCAGATTGTCAGGGTTCATCTCATCCTGGATCAGTTCCCTGACTACTTCTTTTTGCATGTTCAGGTTAACCAGGGAAATATAGCTCACCTTTACGAAATGTTTGGCTATCCGGTAGGATATGGGATTGGCCTTATAGCACACTACCTGTGGTACATTAAACAAGGCAGCTTCCAGTGTTGCAGTCCCGGACGTAATGAGCGCGGCCACGGAATGGTTTAACAATTCATAAGTTTTGTCATACAAAAAATGCACGCTCGTCTCCCTCAGATACTCCCGATAATACTCAGGTTCAATGGAAGGAGCACCTGCCACCACAAACTGATATTCATTGAAATCCTTAATCACTTTCAGCATAACAGAAAAATTACGGTCAATTTCCTGCTTTCTGCTGCCCGGTAAAATGGCAACAACCTGCTTGTCTTCCAGGTTATGCTCTTTTATAAAATCATTCCAGGGCTTTCGGTTTTCCTTCCACTCATCGATGGCATCAATCAAGGGGTTGCCATAATATTCCGCAGGATAATCATGATCCCTGTAGAATTCCTTTTCAAAGGGAAAGATGATGAACATGCGGTCGACAAAAGCCTTGATCTTTTTTATTCTCGATTCTTTCCATGCCCATATCTTCGGGGATATGTAATAATATACCGGAATGTTGTGCTTTTTGGCAAAGCGGGCCATCCTCAGGTTGAAACCCGGATAATCGATCAATATCAAAACATCGGGATTGTAATCCAAAAGATCCTGTCTGCAAATTCTAAAATTCCGTTTGATTTTCCGAAAACTTACCAAAACTTCCCAAAAGCCCATGATGCTATGCTCGCGATAATGTTTCACCAGCTCGCCACCGTGGG
The nucleotide sequence above comes from Bacteroidales bacterium. Encoded proteins:
- the lpxB gene encoding lipid-A-disaccharide synthase, with amino-acid sequence MKYYLIAGEASGDLHGSNLLKGLRQVDPNPSFRFWGGDRMQAHGGELVKHYREHSIMGFWEVLVSFRKIKRNFRICRQDLLDYNPDVLILIDYPGFNLRMARFAKKHNIPVYYYISPKIWAWKESRIKKIKAFVDRMFIIFPFEKEFYRDHDYPAEYYGNPLIDAIDEWKENRKPWNDFIKEHNLEDKQVVAILPGSRKQEIDRNFSVMLKVIKDFNEYQFVVAGAPSIEPEYYREYLRETSVHFLYDKTYELLNHSVAALITSGTATLEAALFNVPQVVCYKANPISYRIAKHFVKVSYISLVNLNMQKEVVRELIQDEMNPDNLRQELDNILNNGEYIRQMKEEYSKLRERLGGRGASYRVANAMYEHLCGAKSGVPRA